One genomic region from Nymphaea colorata isolate Beijing-Zhang1983 chromosome 10, ASM883128v2, whole genome shotgun sequence encodes:
- the LOC116262677 gene encoding gibberellin 2-beta-dioxygenase 2-like translates to MVAISKESNGSVSIPVIDMSAGEENVSELMVRACERFGFFKVVNHGVSCMKRMESEALSFFELPPYEKQRAGPPDPLGYGCGKIGFNGDAGELEYLLLPANPQSVDQRSRQICRRNPSQFSRVVNGYIKELRELACKILESLAQGLGLKERDVLSRFLRDEGNDSVFRLNRYPVCQEEAHLPAASQSKVGFGEHSDPQILSLLTSNNEPGLQICLRDGRWLPVSADPSSFFVLVGDCLQVLTNGRFESVRHRVMSSSKSRMSMVYFGAPSLHSRIFPLPPLVTQSNCKYRSFTWSEYKKTCYSLRLGQSRLGIYETN, encoded by the exons ATGGTTGCGATCAGCAAGGAGAGCAATGGGTCTGTCAGCATACCTGTGATTGACATGTCCGCTGGAGAAGAAAACGTTTCGGAGTTGATGGTGAGGGCGTGTGAGAGATTTGGCTTCTTCAAGGTGGTCAACCATGGCGTCTCGTGCATGAAGAGAATGGAGAGCGAGGCACTCAGTTTCTTTGAGTTGCCACCTTACGAGAAGCAGAGAGCAGGTCCTCCTGACCCTCTTGGCTACGGCTGCGGAAAGATAGGGTTCAACGGCGACGCCGGAGAGCTGGAGTACCTGCTTCTCCCCGCAAACCCGCAGTCTGTCGATCAAAGATCGAGGCAGATTTGCAGGAGAAACCCTTCGCAGTTCAG CCGTGTTGTGAATGGGTACATTAAAGAATTGCGAGAACTGGCGTGTAAGATACTGGAGTCGTTGGCTCAGGGGCTTGGCCTCAAAGAGCGGGACGTGCTGAGCAGATTTCTGAGGGATGAAGGGAATGACTCTGTTTTCAGGCTCAACCGCTACCCAGTATGCCAAGAGGAGGCTCATCTGCCGGCGGCGTCGCAGAGTAAGGTGGGGTTCGGAGAGCATTCCGACCCTCAGATACTCTCGCTGTTGACGTCCAACAACGAACCCGGGCTGCAGATTTGTCTGAGAGATGGCCGCTGGCTTCCCGTTTCTGCCGACCCCAGTTCCTTCTTCGTTCTCGTGGGCGACTGTCTCCAG GTGTTGACGAATGGAAGGTTTGAAAGCGTGAGGCACAGGGTGATGAGCAGCTCCAAGTCAAGAATGTCCATGGTGTATTTTGGTGCACCCAGCTTGCACTCACGGATCTTCCCCCTCCCACCGCTGGTGACCCAGTCTAACTGCAAATACAGGTCCTTCACATGGTCCGAGTACAAGAAGACTTGCTACTCCCTCAGGTTGGGGCAGAGTCGCCTTGGCATCTATGAAACTAATTAA